Genomic DNA from Desulfovibrio aminophilus DSM 12254:
CGGTCCACCACGTAGGTCACGGCCAGAACGATCAGGCCGAAGCAGAGCGAGACGAGCTTCCGCTCGTCCCAGCTGAACTCCGTCCGACCGAACAAGAGCGGGGTCAGGTCCATGGACATGTACCAGAGCGCGAAGGCCACGGGGAAGGTGAGGAAGGGGAAACGGAAGAAGCGCAGAGCCAGAAGCCCGGCCAGCACGGTTCCCGCCTCCATGAGCAGCCAGCCGCCGCGCACCAGGACGTGGTATTTCGCGAACGCACCCGGAACACCCTGAGGCCACATGCCGGTGAGCACCTCCAGGCCGTAGATCGCCAACGGCGTCATCCACACGGCCAGGGTGACGAGCAGCCCGCCCGGAACCCGGTACCCGGCCTTGGTCCACAACCACCAACCCACGGCGGCAAAGACTCCGGCATAGGCCAGAGCGATGAGCAGCAGGCCGAGCCCGCCGAAGCGCTCCCAGCTCTCGTTCACGAACCAGCCCATGGCTCCCATGACGAGCAGGGCGCCGAAGTAGTAAAGCAGATGCTGGAGGTCGAACTGGGGCCGCTGGGCGTTTTTTCGGAGCAGGAACGCCCACAGGCCCTCGGCCCGCGCGGCGTCGAGAACGCCCTGGTCCACGGCGAGTTCCAGATCTTTGCGCGTCAGCAGCATGAGCGCTCCTTCAGTTCTTCGAGGCGTCATCCTGAGGGATGGTCCTCCCCGTGCCGCCTCCGGCAACGGGAAAACCGCTCTCGACGGCCACCTCGAAGCCCTCGAACGACAGCCTCCCGTGGTGCAGGAAGAGCCGTTCCCCCTCCCCGCCGCCGTAGAGCGGATCGCCCACGATGGGCAGGAGCACGTGCGCCAAGTGGGCCCGGATCTGATGCCGCGCGCCCTTGTGGATGACCACCTTGAGCAGGGTCCGGTCGTGATCCTCGTCGTACTCCAGGGGCTCGGCCCGGGTCCAGCGCAGGGGGCTCTCGTCCTCACGCGCCAGCACCTTCGTCTTCTTCCGGCCGTCTGTATCCAGGGCGTTCATCACGGTCACGGGCCATTCCAGGCAGCCCCGCACCAGGGCCCGGTACTCCTTGGTCACTCGGCCCGCATCCTCCAGCTCATAGTAACGCGCGGCGGCCTCGGGCGTGAGCGCGGCCAGGACGATGCCGGAGGTGAGGAAATCCAGGCGGTTCAGGAGCCGGGCCCCGCGCCCGGGCAGCAATTCGGGCAGCAGCCGTTCCACGCTCGGGTTGTCACGGCCCGCAATGGCCGCGCTGTGCATCCCGCCGGGTTTGAACAGCGCGGCGTAGTCGCCCTGGACGGACAGAAGCCGCACGCCCAAGACCGGAGACGACTCCCCCCGCTCCCGCGCCGCCAGGACCAGGCGCTGCCCGACGCTCACGCGGAAGCCCTTGGAGCGGGCCCGGCCGTCCACCAGCACGGCCCCCGCCTCCCAGGCCCGCCGCCGCTCCCGCAGGGAACTGCCGGGCAGAAGGAGTTCCAGGGCCTGGTCCAGCCGCGCGCCGTCCATGTCCTCGGGGACCAGCATCTCGTTCATACCCCTCCCATACGGCCGAAGCGGACACACGGCAAGCGAGTGCTCAGGCTTTGACGCCTGACGCGAAAGGCCCTACACAGAACCATTCGGCCGAATCTCCCGGCCGCCCCCACAGCAAACAAAAGGAGCTTTCCATGTCCTTCGACGTGCTCTGGCTCTCCCGCGCCGACCTGGACTCCCTGGGCCTCGGCATGCCCGCCATCATGGACGCCGTGGAGCAAGGCTTCGCCTGCCTCGGCCGGGGCGAGGCCGAGATGCCCGCCAAGATCGGCATCCACCCCCGCCACGACTGCTTCATCCACGCCATGCCCTGTTGGATCGGCGGGGCCGTGGACCGCTGCGGCATCAAGTGCGTGTCCGGCTACCCGCCGAACCAGAAGAAGGGCCTGCCCTACATCACCGGGGTCATGGTCCTCATCGACCCGGAGACTGGCCTGACCCAGGCGGTCATGGACGCGGGCTGGGTCACGGCCTGGCGCACGGGCGCGGCCTCGGGCGTCTACGCCAAGCATTTCGGCGACCCGAATTCCGAGGTCGTCTCGGTCATCGGCCTGGGAGTGCAGGGCCGGGTCAACCTTTTGGCCTTCAAGGAAGTCTTCCCCAAGATCAAACAGGTGCGTTGCTTCGACCCCGTGGCCGGACAGCCCGAACGATTCCTGAAGGATATGGGGCCGGAACTGCCCCGGGCCGAGTTCGTGGTCTGCGCCGATGCGAAATCATGCGTGGCCGACGCCGACGTGGTGGTCACCTGCACGCCCATCGTGGAGAAGCCCGAACGCTTCGTGCACCGGGCCTGGCTCAAGGAAAAGGTTCTGGCCGTGTCCGTGGACTACGACTCGGCCTTCGCCGAAGACGTCATGGCCGCCACGCCCTGCTTCGTCTGCGACAACGCCAACCAATACCTCTGGACCCGCGACCAGGGCGTGTACTTCCAGAACGGCTACCCGGACAAGACGGCTGTCTACGCCGACATGGGCCAGATCTGCGCCGGGGAAAAGCCCGGCGTGCGCGACGGACTGCGCGCGGCCGTGCTCATGGGCATCGCCAGCCACGACGTGATGACCGCCTCCCTGGCCTTCGACCTGGCCAGGGCCAAGGGACTGGGCAGCGTGGTCCAACTCTGATGACGGGATATCTCCTGGTCCTGTGCGCCGCGGTGCTCTGGGCGCTCATCGGGCCGCTGTCCAAGTTTCTCTTCGCCGAGGGGGTCACGCCGCTGGAGGTGGCCTTCTGGCGCTCGACCATCGGCTGGGGCCTGTTCGCGGTCCAGGCCCTGGCTCTGCGGACCGGGCAACGGGCGAAGGCCTCGGATCTCCCCGCGCTGGCGGCCTTCGGTCTCGTCGGCGTGGCGCTCTTCTACGGCTCCTACCAGGTGGCCATCGAACACGTGGGCGCGGCCCTGGGCTCGGTGCTTCTCTACACCGCCCCGGCATGGGTGGCCCTGCTCTCCCGGCTGGTCCTGGCCGAGCCGACGACCCCGGCCAAGCTCTGCGCCGTGGCCGCCACGATCATCGGAGTGGCCCTGGTGAGCCTCTCCGGCGGCGGCACGGTGAAACCCTCGGCCCTCGGCGTCCTGGCAGGGCTCACCGCCGGGTTCACCTACGCCCTCTACTACATCTTCGGGAAAAAGTTCCTCACCCGCTACGACACGGCCACCCTCTTCCTCTACGCCCTGCCCGTGGGCTCGCTCTGCCTCCTGCCCTTCGTGCATTTCGCGCCCAAGTCGCCCTCGGCCTGGGCCCTGCTCGTCCTGCTCTCGGCCGCCACCACCTGGGGCGGCTACTCGGTCTACTACGCGGGCCTCAAGCGCCTGGAGGCCACCCGGGCCGCCGTGGTGGCCACCCTGGAGCCGGTGATCGCCGCCTGGCTGGCCTGGTGGTGGTGGAACGAACGTTTCGGCCCGGCCGGATACCTGGGCAGCGGCCTCATCCTCGCGGCCGTTCTGCTCATGGTGGCCGAGGGTGCGCGGCGGCGTCCGACCGGGAGCCCGTCGTGAGTCCGTCGAGCATCCGTCAGGTCAAGGCCGCCGCCGGTTCAGGCAAGACCTTCGCTCTCACGGCCCGCTTCCTGGAGCTCCTGGGCGCGGCCAGGTCCGACGACCCGGGCCTGACCTGCCGGGGACTGCGGCCGGAGACCTATTCCTGGCCCGAAATCCTGGCCGTGACCTTCACCAACAAGGCCGCCGCCGAGATGAAGGAGCGCGTGCTCAAGGCCCTCAAGCGTTGCGCTCTGGATCTCCGCGACGACGGCCAGCGGGCCGACTGGGACCGCGCGCGGGCCGCCGGAGTGGTGGAGACCATCCTGCGTCGCTACCACCGCCTGAACATCCGCACCATCGACAGCCTGCTCGTGCTCCTGCTGCGCCTCTTCGCCCTGGAATACGGCATCCGGCCGGATTTCGAGGTGGCCTTCGAGGAGACCGACGTCTTCGACCTGGCCTACGAACGCTTCGTGGGCTGCTGCGAAAACCCGGCGGGCCCGGAGCGGACCCTGCTGCTCACCGCCCTGGACACCTTCCTGCGCCACGAAAACCGCTCCGGCTTCCGACCCGAACGGGGCATCCGCGAGCGATTGAAGGAGCTGGCGACCCTGCTCCAGGCCGAGGGCGAACCGCTGCTCACGGACCAGGACGAGCTGGCCGACCTGCTCACGGCCTGCCGCGCACGTTTTCTGGAGGCCGTGACGCTCATGCGCGGCTTCCTGGACGAATACGCCCTTGCCCCGGACAAGCGCTTCCTGGCCTTTCTCCAGAAATGCCAGGCGGTCCAGGGCTTCGACGAGCCGCCCAAGTCGGCCTACGCCGAAAAACCTCTCCTGGAGGACTGCCTGACCAAGGCGGGCAAGGCCCGGGTCACGGACCAGTGCGAGGCGGCCTACGACCTGCTCAAGACCGCCGTGGCCGCCTACCGCCGCGAATGGGCCGCGGTGAGCGGGGCCTACGCCCTGGCCCCGGCTCTGACCATCGCCGGGCTGCTGGTGGAGGACATGCGGGCCGAGTCGCGGCTGCGCGGGGTGGTGCCCATCGCGGCCCTGACCCGGGCCGTGCGCGATCTCCTGGGCCAGGCCGAGGCCGTGCCCGAAGCATACTGCCGCCTGGGCTCGCGGCTCTTCCACCTGCTGGTGGACGAATTCCAGGACACAAGCCGGGCCCAGTGGACGGCGGTTGCGCCCCTGGCCGAGGAGTGTCTGTCCAAGGGCGGCAGCCTGTTCTGCGTGGGCGACGTGAAGCAGGCCATCTACGGCTGGCGCGGCGGCGACGCCTCGCTCTTCGACGAGGTGCCCCGCCGCCCCGGGCTGGCCGACCTGGCCGAGCGCGTCACGGCCGAGACCCTGCCGCGCAACTGGCGCAGCACCCCGGCCGTGGTGGCCTTCAACAACGACTTTTTCACCCATCTGGCCGAGCCGGACATGGCCGGGGAACTGGCCGGGGAAATCCTCGGCGAAGCCCCTGAGGAGGAACGCGCGGCCCTGGCCGGGGAGTTGTCCCAGGTTTTCGCCGACGCGCGCCAAGACATCCCCGACGGCTACGACGGGCCCGAGGGTTACGTGCGTCTGACCCGCCTGCCCGGCGGCACGCGCGAGGAATTCGAGACCCGGACCCTGGAGGCCCTGCGCGCCCTGATCCTGGACCTCGTCGCGAGGCGGCCCTATCGGGACATCGCCGTGCTCGTGCGCGACAACCGGCAGGCGGGCGTGGTCTGCGAACAGCTCGTGGCCTTGGATATCCCGGTGGTCACGGAGAGCAGCCTGCTCCTGGCCCGGCATCCCCTGGTGCGTCAGCTGGCCGCATTCCTGGAATTTCTTGACTTCCCGGCCGACGACTTGGCCTTCCTGGCCCTGGTTTCCGGGTCGGTCTTCCAGCGGGCCGCCGGGCTTGCTCCGCTGCGGGTGGCCGACTGGCTCGTGGAACGGAAGCGGGGCAATCTGGGCATGCGCTTCCGCGACGCCTTCCCTGAGGTCTGGGAACGCACGCTCAAGCCCTTCTTCGACAAGGCCGGGCTGCTCACGCCCTACGATCTGGCCCAGGCGGCCGTGGAGCGCTTCGGCGTGTTCGCCGCCGAACCCGGGGCCGAGCTGTACGTGCGCCGCTTCCTGGAGGTGGTGCATCTGGCCGAGGAACGCGGCTGCCGTTCGCTCTCGGCCTTCCTGGACTTCTGGCGCGGCCAAGGGGCGGAGGAGAAGGTGCCCCTGCCCGAGAACCTGGACGCGGTCCAGGTTCTCACCATGCACAAGTCCAAGGGGCTGGAGTTTCCCGTGGCCGTCGTGCCGTTCCACGACTGGTCCCTGCGGCCCCAGGACGGCCTGCTGACCATCGAGTTGCGCGGCAAACGCCTGCTCACCCCGGCCCGCGAGGCCCTGGGGCCGGAATACCGCGAACGGGCGGGCCGCGAGGCTCGCGAACAGCTCCATCTGCTTTACGTGGCCTGGACCCGGGCCCGCGAGGAGTTATACGGCTTCTTCCCGGACGCGCGCGAGGACAAGCGCCGTCCCCCGGCCCTGGCGGCCATGACCCGGCTCCTGGACATCCCGGAGAGAGAGGCCGCATTCGAGCGCGGCCACCCCTCCGAAGGCGAACCGCAAGAGCGTTCCAAGCCCGCCCCGGCCGCTCCGCCCGAACCGACGGAACCCGGCGAGGAGCTCACTGCCTGGCTGCCTCGGCTGCGGGTCTTCCGCCACTCCCTGGAGGACGTCTTCCTCGACCAGCGCCGCCGGGGCGAAATGGCCCACCGCGCCCTGGAGCTGCTCCGGTCCACCGGCGACGACGCGGCCGACGCCAGCCGCGCGGCCCGGCTGGCTGTGCTGGACTTCCCCTTCGTGGGCGGCGGGGCCGACCTGGAGGGCGAGCTGGCCGACCTGCTCCTCTGGGTTCTCTCCCGGCCGGAACTGAAGGATTGCCTGGGCCGGGGACTGGCCGAAGCCGAGGCCCTGGACGAGGAGGGCCGGGCCCTGCGCTGCGACCGGCTCGTGCTGAGCGGAGACGAGGCCCTGGTGCTGGAATACAAGACCGGCCGCCCGGACCCGGAGCACGAGACCCAGGTGCGCCGCTATCTGAAGCTGGCCCTGGCCCTGCGACCCAAGGCCCGGGGACTGCTCGTCTACCTGGATCGGCGCGAGGTGCGCGAGGTGGCCCATGCCTAGCCCCGTGCGTCTGGTTCCCTGGAACAATCCTTTCGTGCCCGCCCTGGCCCGCTTCCTGGCCGGGATCTGGGACCGGGGGCCGGAAAACATCCTGGTGGTCTTCCCCCATGAGCGGCCGCGCCGTTACCTGCGCCGCGCCCTGGCCGAGTTGCCGGGCCTGCCCCGGCCCACGCTCATGCCCGTGATCCAGGATGTGCCGGGCCTCTTCGCCGCCCTGGCCCGCGACCTGCGTCCAGCCCCGGCCCGCCGCGCCCAGCGCCTGGACCTGGCGGGCCTGCTCTACGACATCGTCGAGCGCCTGCGGGGCTCGGGTCAGGGCCTGCTGGCCAAGCTGCCCCTGGACCGCCTGGAGTTCTTCCCCTGGGGTCTGCGTCTGGCCACGCTCCTGGAGGAGCTGCTGCGCCAGGACGTGGAGCCGCCGGACCTGGATCAGGCCCGGGATGCGGTGGAACCCTTCGCCGCCGCCCTGCTGGAGCAGTTAGGCGGCATCTACTCGGCCTACGTCGCGGAACTGGAGACGCGCGGCTGGAGCACGCCGGGTCTGGACTGCCGCGAAGTCCGACGCGACATGGACCGGGTGCTGGCGGGCCTGGAGGGCACGACCGTGATCCTGGCCGGGCACTACGCCCTGTCCGGAGCCGAGGACGTCCTGTTCCGGGCCCTCTGGGAACGCGGAGCCGAGGTCCTCTGGCACGGCGATCCCTCCCTGACTCAGGGCGGACCGGTCCACTGGTGCGAGGAGGAACACGCCCGCTGGCTGTCCCGCTGGGGGACGCGGGCCGAACTTCTGGAAGAGCCCGGCACGCGGAGCATGCCCGAACTGCGCTTCCACGAGGGCTTCGACCTGCATTCACAACTGGCGGCCTTGGAGCGGGAACTGCCCGACTCCCCGGAGAACACGGCCGTGGTCCTGCCCGACGCCGGAGCGCTCATCCCGGTGCTGCACCACCTGCCCGAACGGGACGTGAACATCAGTATGGGCTACCCCCTGGAGCGCACGGCCCTGTTCCAGTTGCTGGAGACCGTGCTGACCCTCCAGGAAAACCGCACGGATCACGGCTATCTCTGGCGCGACGTCATCGCCCTCATCCGCCACCCCTATCTCAAGATGCTCCCCGTGGGCGAGGGCCAGCCCCTGCGCGGCCTGTTCCACGCCTGGGAGCAGGAAATCCGCTCCGGGCGACGTTTCCTGGACCCCTTCGCGCTGCCGCGCCACTTCGCTCCGGAACTGCCCGAGGAAGAACGCGAGGCTGCCGGAACCCTGCTGAAGGCCGTGCTGGAACGCTGCCTGCGGGCCTTCGAGAACCCGGCCACTCTGGCGGATCTGGCCCGGGCCGTGGACGGCCTGGCCCGGCTCCTGCACGAGCACGGCGGCGGGCTCTGGAAACGCCACCTTCTGGACGCCGAATGCCTCTTCCGGCTCTTCGGCAGCGTGGTGCCCCAGCTGGGCCAAAGCGCCATCAGCCGCGATCCCTACCCGCGCGACCTGCTCTTCTCCATCCTGCGGCGGCTCTGCGCCGACGAACGCGTCTCCTTCGAGCCCGAGCCGCTCACCGGTCTCCAGGTCATGGGCATGCTCGAAACCCGGCTCCTGCACTTCCGCCGCCTCTACCTCCTGGACGCGGTGGAGAGCCTGCTGCCCGGCCAGCCCGCCGCCGACCCGCTCCTGCCCGACTCGCTGCGCGTGCTTCTGGGCCTGCCCGACTCCCGCCGACGCGACCACGTGGCGGGCTACACCCTGCACCGCCTCCTGCGTGGGGCCGAGGAGGCCGTGCTGCTCTACAAGAACGGCGTGACTCCCGGCGTGCTGGACGGCAAGAGCGTACGCAGCCGCTTCGTGGAGGAGTTGCTCTGGGGTCTGGAGAAGGAACGCGGCACGCTCATCAAGGCCGGAGACGCTCCGCCGCT
This window encodes:
- a CDS encoding DUF2157 domain-containing protein, whose product is MLLTRKDLELAVDQGVLDAARAEGLWAFLLRKNAQRPQFDLQHLLYYFGALLVMGAMGWFVNESWERFGGLGLLLIALAYAGVFAAVGWWLWTKAGYRVPGGLLVTLAVWMTPLAIYGLEVLTGMWPQGVPGAFAKYHVLVRGGWLLMEAGTVLAGLLALRFFRFPFLTFPVAFALWYMSMDLTPLLFGRTEFSWDERKLVSLCFGLIVLAVTYVVDRRTREDFAFWGYLFGLMAFWGGLSAMESHSELGKLAYCGINVGLLLVSILVQRRVFLVFGALGVAGYLGHLAWHVFKDSLAFPFVLSLIGLLVIAAGVQYRRHGAALERVVLAALPGWLRDGLPQYRRGLGD
- a CDS encoding RluA family pseudouridine synthase, with translation MNEMLVPEDMDGARLDQALELLLPGSSLRERRRAWEAGAVLVDGRARSKGFRVSVGQRLVLAARERGESSPVLGVRLLSVQGDYAALFKPGGMHSAAIAGRDNPSVERLLPELLPGRGARLLNRLDFLTSGIVLAALTPEAAARYYELEDAGRVTKEYRALVRGCLEWPVTVMNALDTDGRKKTKVLAREDESPLRWTRAEPLEYDEDHDRTLLKVVIHKGARHQIRAHLAHVLLPIVGDPLYGGGEGERLFLHHGRLSFEGFEVAVESGFPVAGGGTGRTIPQDDASKN
- a CDS encoding ornithine cyclodeaminase family protein produces the protein MSFDVLWLSRADLDSLGLGMPAIMDAVEQGFACLGRGEAEMPAKIGIHPRHDCFIHAMPCWIGGAVDRCGIKCVSGYPPNQKKGLPYITGVMVLIDPETGLTQAVMDAGWVTAWRTGAASGVYAKHFGDPNSEVVSVIGLGVQGRVNLLAFKEVFPKIKQVRCFDPVAGQPERFLKDMGPELPRAEFVVCADAKSCVADADVVVTCTPIVEKPERFVHRAWLKEKVLAVSVDYDSAFAEDVMAATPCFVCDNANQYLWTRDQGVYFQNGYPDKTAVYADMGQICAGEKPGVRDGLRAAVLMGIASHDVMTASLAFDLARAKGLGSVVQL
- a CDS encoding DMT family transporter, which translates into the protein MTGYLLVLCAAVLWALIGPLSKFLFAEGVTPLEVAFWRSTIGWGLFAVQALALRTGQRAKASDLPALAAFGLVGVALFYGSYQVAIEHVGAALGSVLLYTAPAWVALLSRLVLAEPTTPAKLCAVAATIIGVALVSLSGGGTVKPSALGVLAGLTAGFTYALYYIFGKKFLTRYDTATLFLYALPVGSLCLLPFVHFAPKSPSAWALLVLLSAATTWGGYSVYYAGLKRLEATRAAVVATLEPVIAAWLAWWWWNERFGPAGYLGSGLILAAVLLMVAEGARRRPTGSPS
- a CDS encoding UvrD-helicase domain-containing protein is translated as MSPSSIRQVKAAAGSGKTFALTARFLELLGAARSDDPGLTCRGLRPETYSWPEILAVTFTNKAAAEMKERVLKALKRCALDLRDDGQRADWDRARAAGVVETILRRYHRLNIRTIDSLLVLLLRLFALEYGIRPDFEVAFEETDVFDLAYERFVGCCENPAGPERTLLLTALDTFLRHENRSGFRPERGIRERLKELATLLQAEGEPLLTDQDELADLLTACRARFLEAVTLMRGFLDEYALAPDKRFLAFLQKCQAVQGFDEPPKSAYAEKPLLEDCLTKAGKARVTDQCEAAYDLLKTAVAAYRREWAAVSGAYALAPALTIAGLLVEDMRAESRLRGVVPIAALTRAVRDLLGQAEAVPEAYCRLGSRLFHLLVDEFQDTSRAQWTAVAPLAEECLSKGGSLFCVGDVKQAIYGWRGGDASLFDEVPRRPGLADLAERVTAETLPRNWRSTPAVVAFNNDFFTHLAEPDMAGELAGEILGEAPEEERAALAGELSQVFADARQDIPDGYDGPEGYVRLTRLPGGTREEFETRTLEALRALILDLVARRPYRDIAVLVRDNRQAGVVCEQLVALDIPVVTESSLLLARHPLVRQLAAFLEFLDFPADDLAFLALVSGSVFQRAAGLAPLRVADWLVERKRGNLGMRFRDAFPEVWERTLKPFFDKAGLLTPYDLAQAAVERFGVFAAEPGAELYVRRFLEVVHLAEERGCRSLSAFLDFWRGQGAEEKVPLPENLDAVQVLTMHKSKGLEFPVAVVPFHDWSLRPQDGLLTIELRGKRLLTPAREALGPEYRERAGREAREQLHLLYVAWTRAREELYGFFPDAREDKRRPPALAAMTRLLDIPEREAAFERGHPSEGEPQERSKPAPAAPPEPTEPGEELTAWLPRLRVFRHSLEDVFLDQRRRGEMAHRALELLRSTGDDAADASRAARLAVLDFPFVGGGADLEGELADLLLWVLSRPELKDCLGRGLAEAEALDEEGRALRCDRLVLSGDEALVLEYKTGRPDPEHETQVRRYLKLALALRPKARGLLVYLDRREVREVAHA
- a CDS encoding PD-(D/E)XK nuclease family protein, whose product is MPSPVRLVPWNNPFVPALARFLAGIWDRGPENILVVFPHERPRRYLRRALAELPGLPRPTLMPVIQDVPGLFAALARDLRPAPARRAQRLDLAGLLYDIVERLRGSGQGLLAKLPLDRLEFFPWGLRLATLLEELLRQDVEPPDLDQARDAVEPFAAALLEQLGGIYSAYVAELETRGWSTPGLDCREVRRDMDRVLAGLEGTTVILAGHYALSGAEDVLFRALWERGAEVLWHGDPSLTQGGPVHWCEEEHARWLSRWGTRAELLEEPGTRSMPELRFHEGFDLHSQLAALERELPDSPENTAVVLPDAGALIPVLHHLPERDVNISMGYPLERTALFQLLETVLTLQENRTDHGYLWRDVIALIRHPYLKMLPVGEGQPLRGLFHAWEQEIRSGRRFLDPFALPRHFAPELPEEEREAAGTLLKAVLERCLRAFENPATLADLARAVDGLARLLHEHGGGLWKRHLLDAECLFRLFGSVVPQLGQSAISRDPYPRDLLFSILRRLCADERVSFEPEPLTGLQVMGMLETRLLHFRRLYLLDAVESLLPGQPAADPLLPDSLRVLLGLPDSRRRDHVAGYTLHRLLRGAEEAVLLYKNGVTPGVLDGKSVRSRFVEELLWGLEKERGTLIKAGDAPPLLAVSFRVTAIPSGAPAVPKDGVVRDQLLARLTSRGLSPSRLDDYLACPKLFFYRVLTGLRPPREVDEDGDPQVVGSLVHGVLEAFLRPHLNQTLRLADLDAEALGDAFAEALEASPELAGIPLDRRLALALAGRHRLTRYLESQDAETTILALEQPVNAIVEAAGLRVPLTGTLDRVDRREDGVVVLDYKTGANLPRPRAGVWHDDALWEALAACDPAADPRPDLLEELGDKLRGMQLPLYLQMAAQALPDSPPRDAGWIELAREGKEILLLGREGDDELRDLLARDRLPLLTDFLVRHIVGAPEFFPRPGRRCARCDFREACGA